Proteins encoded within one genomic window of Ranitomeya variabilis isolate aRanVar5 chromosome 4, aRanVar5.hap1, whole genome shotgun sequence:
- the LOC143766828 gene encoding uncharacterized protein LOC143766828 produces the protein MDMDRDKMADRILHLTLEILFRLTGEDYTVVKKTSSDRCQVPVSEGRARPLSPITGPPSHLLIHEDINDQKILELIYKMIELLTGEVPIRCQDVAVYFSMEEWEYLEGHRDLYKNVIMEVPQPLTSPDLSSKRTTPERCPRPLLPQDCKPEDPNAPQDHQGEDLTHINTTETYVRGDEWCKEEITTYDYPADDCTRKSEGQLTPSIFKSNDLEILQDTTEVIAVTPDIASSIHSKDLSSQVPSSDSLSTTKENKSHKIGIKKQTAPKAKKTFSCSDCGKCFTHKSLLVTHHRIHTVEKPFSCSECGKCFKWKSYLVNHHRTHTGEKPFSCSECGKCFNQKGTLVTHQITHTGEKPFSCSECGKCFTCKQNLDEHQRTHTGEKPFSCSECGKCFTYKGHLVRHRRTHTAGDKPFSCSECGKCFTNKWLLVSHQRTHTGEEPFSCSECGKCFNRKGNLVSHQRTHTGEKPFSCSECGKCFKGKSDLVCHQRTHTGEKPFSCSECGKCFNQKGTLVTHQITHTGEKPFSCSECGKCFTCKRNLDEHQRTHIGEKPFSCSECGKCFTYKGLLVRHRRTHTIGDKPFSCSECGKCFTNQWLRVSHQRTHTGEKPFSCSECGKCFNRKGNLVSHQRTHTGEKPFSCSDCGKYFSRKAHLVGHQCRHTEEMPFTFS, from the exons atggatatggacagagacaagatggcggacagGATATTGcatctcaccctagagatcctcttccggcttactggagag gattacacagtggtgaagaagacctctagtgatcgctgtcaggtccctgtgtctgagggaagggcaagacccctgagcccaatcacggggcctccatctcacctcctgatacatgaggacatcaatgaccagaagatcctagaactcatctacaagatgattgagctgctgactggagag gttcctataagatgtcaggatgtcgctgtctatttctccatggaggagtgggagtatttagaaggacatagagatctgtacaagaatgtcataatggaggttccccagcccctcacatctccag atctatccagtaagaggacaacaccagagagatgtccccgtcctcttcttccacaggactgtaaaccagaagatcccaatgctcctcaggatcatcag ggtgaagatctgacccacattaatactacagagacatatgtgaggggggatgagtggtgtaaagaggaaattaccacatatgactacccag cagatgactgtaccaggaaatcagagggacagctgacaccttcaatttttaaatctaatgatcttgagatcctacaagatacaactgaagtgattgctgttactccagatataGCATCAtctattcacagcaaagatctgtcatcccaggtcccatcttctgattcattatcgactactaaggaaaataaaagtcacaaaattggcattaaaaaacaaactgctcctaaagcaaagaaaacattttcatgttcagactgtgggaaatgtttcacacataaatcactgcttgttactcaccatagaattcacacagtggagaagcctttttcctgttcagaatgtgggaaatgttttaaatggaaatcatatttggttaatcaccatagaactcacacaggggagaagcctttttcctgttctgaatgtgggaaatgttttaaccagaaagggactcttgttacacaccaaataactcacacaggagaaaagcctttttcatgttcagaatgtgggaaatgttttacctgcaAACAGAATCTTGatgaacaccaaagaactcacacaggagagaagcctttttcatgttcagaatgtgggaagtgttttacatACAAAGGGCATCTTGTAAGACACCGAAGAACTCACACGGCAGGAgataaacctttttcatgttcagaatgtgggaaatgttttacaaacaaATGgcttcttgttagtcaccagagaactcacactggggaggaacctttttcctgctcagaatgtgggaaatgttttaaccggaaaggaaATCTTGTTagtcatcagagaactcacacaggtgagaagcctttttcctgttcagaatgtgggaaatgttttaaagggaaatcagatttggtttgtcaccagagaactcacacaggggagaagcctttttcctgttctgaatgtgggaaatgttttaaccagaaagggactcttgttacacaccaaataactcacacaggagaaaagcctttttcatgttcagaatgtgggaaatgttttacctgcaAACGGAATCTTGatgaacaccaaagaactcacataggagagaagcctttttcatgttcagaatgtgggaagtgttttacatACAAAGGGCTTCTTGTTAGACACCGAAGAACTCACACGATAGGAgataaacctttttcatgttcagaatgtgggaaatgttttacaaaccAATGGCTtcgtgttagtcaccagagaactcacactggggagaaacctttttcctgctcagaatgtgggaaatgttttaaccggaaagggaatcttgttagtcaccagagaactcacacaggggagaagcctttttcctgttcagattgtgggaaatattTTAGCCGGAAAGCGCATCTTGTTGGACATCAGTGCAGGCACACAGAGGAgatgccttttacattttcttaa